In Campylobacter vulpis, a genomic segment contains:
- the acpP gene encoding acyl carrier protein, whose amino-acid sequence MATFDDVKAVVMEQLSIEADAVKMESKIVEDLGADSLDVVELVMALEEKFGVQISDSDAEKLIKIEDVVNYLENLKK is encoded by the coding sequence ATGGCAACATTTGATGATGTAAAAGCAGTAGTAATGGAGCAGTTAAGCATAGAAGCAGATGCTGTAAAAATGGAATCTAAAATTGTTGAGGACTTGGGTGCTGACTCTTTAGATGTTGTTGAGCTTGTAATGGCTTTAGAGGAAAAATTTGGTGTGCAAATTTCAGATAGTGATGCGGAGAAATTGATTAAAATCGAGGATGTTGTTAATTATCTTGAAAATCTTAAAAAATAA
- the tenA gene encoding thiaminase II → MLFQKLLKENFQIWDSYLHHDFVKQLENGTLKSENFLFYLKQDYIYLIHYAKCYALLALNANNARELRFAMKFQNYIVEGELELHKSILKLGINADKLGVKDESLANIAYTRYMLSVGQSGDYLDLLVALSACAIGYGYIGKEIYENIGAKKLENHPYKEWILTYSGEAFQDEIKEFEDFLNSYEKSVSKEKFAKLSEIFYSVVRLEVNFWQHALDLKLEL, encoded by the coding sequence ATGCTTTTTCAAAAACTTTTAAAAGAAAATTTTCAAATTTGGGACTCATATTTACATCACGATTTCGTAAAACAATTAGAAAATGGCACTTTGAAAAGTGAAAATTTCTTATTTTATCTCAAGCAAGATTATATTTATCTCATTCACTATGCTAAATGTTACGCCCTACTTGCTCTTAATGCAAATAATGCTAGAGAGCTTCGCTTTGCTATGAAATTTCAAAACTATATCGTTGAGGGAGAGCTTGAACTACACAAAAGCATTTTAAAACTTGGCATTAATGCTGATAAGTTAGGCGTTAAAGATGAAAGCTTGGCAAATATCGCCTACACCCGCTATATGTTAAGCGTTGGACAAAGTGGAGATTACTTAGATCTTTTGGTTGCTCTTAGTGCTTGTGCGATAGGCTATGGCTACATAGGTAAAGAAATTTATGAAAATATAGGAGCTAAAAAACTAGAAAATCACCCCTACAAAGAGTGGATTTTAACTTATAGTGGAGAGGCTTTTCAGGACGAGATTAAAGAATTTGAAGATTTTTTAAATAGTTATGAAAAAAGCGTTTCAAAAGAAAAATTTGCGAAACTAAGTGAGATTTTTTATTCTGTCGTTCGTTTAGAGGTTAATTTCTGGCAACACGCTCTTGATTTAAAATTAGAGCTTTAA
- the accA gene encoding acetyl-CoA carboxylase carboxyl transferase subunit alpha, giving the protein MAFYLDFEKNIQQIDEDIINAQIKSDFEAVAILKKNLEREISKTYKNLSDFQRLQLARHPDRPYALDYIDLILNNKYEIHGDRAFRDDPAIVCFMGYLGDKKLIIIGEQKGRGTKDKIARNFGMPHPEGYRKALRVAKMAEKFQIPILFLIDTPGAYPGIGAEERGQSEAIATNLYELSDLKTPTIAIVIGEGGSGGALAIGVADKLAMMKNSVFSVISPEGCAAILWNDPAKSEAATKAMKVSADDLKTQNLIDDVIEEPIMGAHRDKENAAVAIADYVKKALDELENIDSRELVANRMQKILKLGAFRENS; this is encoded by the coding sequence ATGGCTTTTTATTTAGATTTTGAAAAAAATATCCAACAAATTGATGAAGATATTATAAATGCACAGATTAAGAGTGATTTTGAAGCCGTAGCCATTTTGAAAAAAAATCTTGAAAGAGAAATTTCTAAAACTTATAAAAATTTGAGCGACTTTCAACGCTTACAATTGGCAAGACATCCTGATAGACCCTATGCACTCGATTATATTGATTTAATATTAAATAATAAATATGAAATTCACGGAGATAGAGCCTTTAGAGATGATCCCGCCATTGTCTGTTTTATGGGCTACTTGGGTGATAAAAAACTTATAATTATAGGGGAGCAAAAGGGACGCGGCACTAAGGATAAAATAGCAAGGAATTTTGGAATGCCACATCCCGAAGGATACAGAAAAGCTTTAAGAGTTGCTAAAATGGCGGAGAAATTTCAAATTCCTATTTTATTTCTTATTGATACTCCGGGTGCTTATCCGGGCATAGGAGCTGAAGAAAGGGGACAAAGTGAAGCCATTGCGACAAATTTGTATGAATTAAGCGATTTAAAAACTCCAACCATAGCCATAGTTATAGGCGAAGGGGGAAGTGGGGGAGCTTTAGCTATCGGTGTAGCAGATAAACTTGCGATGATGAAAAATTCTGTTTTTTCTGTGATTTCTCCTGAGGGTTGTGCGGCGATACTTTGGAATGATCCTGCTAAAAGCGAAGCAGCAACTAAGGCTATGAAAGTCAGTGCTGATGACTTAAAAACTCAAAATTTGATCGACGATGTTATTGAAGAGCCTATAATGGGAGCACATAGAGATAAAGAAAATGCGGCTGTGGCAATTGCCGATTATGTTAAAAAAGCTTTAGATGAGTTAGAAAACATTGATTCTAGGGAGCTTGTAGCCAACAGAATGCAAAAAATTCTTAAACTTGGAGCTTTTAGAGAAAATTCTTAA
- a CDS encoding META domain-containing protein, with the protein MKKFGVALASLAFFVGCASHNGADKMEGEVMKTLSLEGQNLKIEKIVISGKSFNPENMEENPNISFDKDKFYGFAGCNRFFGNYEKKDMNIQIDGAASTQMLCHPQSVMEFESAFLMNFKGNFKIINEDGKIILEGNAAKIYLK; encoded by the coding sequence ATGAAAAAATTTGGTGTTGCCTTAGCAAGTTTAGCGTTTTTTGTAGGCTGTGCAAGTCATAATGGAGCAGATAAAATGGAGGGAGAAGTTATGAAAACTCTTTCTTTGGAGGGTCAAAATTTAAAAATAGAAAAAATTGTAATTAGTGGAAAAAGCTTCAATCCTGAAAATATGGAGGAAAACCCTAATATAAGTTTTGACAAAGATAAATTTTATGGTTTTGCGGGCTGTAATCGCTTTTTTGGAAATTATGAAAAGAAAGATATGAATATTCAAATTGACGGTGCTGCTTCAACACAAATGCTTTGCCATCCTCAAAGTGTAATGGAATTTGAAAGTGCTTTTTTAATGAATTTTAAAGGGAATTTTAAAATTATTAACGAAGATGGTAAAATTATTTTAGAAGGTAATGCGGCAAAAATTTATCTTAAATAA
- a CDS encoding thiazole synthase — MQDLLKIGRFEFQSRFILGSGKYSLELIDSAIKEAQAELITLALRRVNANGIENILDFIPKNITLLPNTSGARNAEEALRIARLARELCGAELIKIEVIKDSKYLLPDNYESIKAVELLAKDGFTPLPYMSADLYVARAMRDAGAAAIMPLAAPIGSNKGLCAKEFIQILLNEINLPIIVDAGLGTPAQACEAMQMGVAAVMLNTALAEAKNIPLMARAFALAVKAGRAGYLAGLARENEARASSPLTGFLRD, encoded by the coding sequence ATGCAAGATCTTTTAAAAATCGGTCGTTTTGAATTTCAAAGTCGCTTTATTTTAGGTTCTGGGAAGTATTCTTTAGAATTAATTGATAGTGCGATTAAGGAGGCACAGGCGGAGCTGATTACCCTTGCGTTGCGTAGGGTTAATGCAAATGGTATAGAAAATATTTTAGATTTTATCCCTAAAAATATCACGCTTTTACCTAATACTTCAGGTGCTAGAAATGCAGAGGAAGCTCTACGCATAGCGAGGTTGGCTAGGGAGCTTTGTGGAGCGGAGCTGATTAAGATTGAAGTGATTAAGGATAGTAAATATTTGCTACCTGATAATTATGAGAGCATTAAAGCTGTTGAGCTTTTAGCAAAAGACGGCTTTACTCCCTTGCCTTATATGAGTGCGGATTTGTATGTGGCTAGGGCTATGCGCGATGCAGGAGCGGCGGCTATTATGCCCTTAGCCGCACCTATAGGGAGTAATAAGGGCTTATGTGCGAAGGAATTTATCCAAATTTTGCTTAATGAAATAAATTTGCCCATCATTGTTGATGCAGGGCTTGGCACTCCCGCTCAAGCTTGCGAGGCTATGCAAATGGGTGTTGCGGCTGTAATGTTAAATACGGCTTTAGCAGAGGCGAAAAATATCCCCCTTATGGCTAGAGCTTTTGCTTTAGCTGTGAAGGCAGGTAGGGCTGGATATTTGGCTGGTTTAGCTAGGGAAAATGAGGCTAGGGCAAGTTCGCCACTCACAGGCTTTTTAAGAGATTGA
- the purH gene encoding bifunctional phosphoribosylaminoimidazolecarboxamide formyltransferase/IMP cyclohydrolase: MRALLSVSDKEGIIEFAKELENLSFELLSTGGTYKLLKENNLSVVEVSEFTNSPELFEGRVKTLHPKIHGGILHKRIDENHKKQAKDNGILGIDLVCVNLYPFKKTTIMSDDFDEIIENIDIGGPAMIRSAAKNYKDVLVVCDVMDYQSVIEALKNERNDENFRLNLMIKAYEHTANYDSYIANYMNERFNGGFGKHKFIVGQKVFDTKYGENPHQKGALYEFDAFFSTHFKALKGEASFNNLTDINAAVSLAASFDKAPAVAIIKHGNPCGFAVKNTLFESYVEALKCDSVSAYGGVVAINGKLDKTLAEKINEIYVELIVAANVDEDALAVFETKKRIKIFTQESPYLLRSYDKFDFKHIDGGFVYQNSDEVREDELLKAKCVGEKCASKEELKDLEIALKIAALTKSNNVAYVKNGALVAIGMGMTSRIDAAKAAIHKACEMKLDLKGCVLASEAFFPFRDSIDEAAKVGVKAIVQPGGSIRDDEVIKAANEYDIALYFTGVRHFLH; this comes from the coding sequence ATGAGAGCATTATTAAGTGTGAGTGATAAAGAAGGCATAATCGAATTTGCTAAAGAGCTTGAGAATTTAAGCTTTGAATTACTTTCTACGGGTGGAACTTATAAGCTTTTAAAAGAAAATAATTTAAGCGTGGTAGAAGTGAGCGAATTTACAAATAGTCCTGAGCTTTTTGAGGGTAGGGTAAAAACCTTGCATCCTAAAATTCACGGCGGAATTTTACATAAAAGAATAGACGAAAATCATAAAAAACAAGCTAAAGATAATGGAATTTTAGGCATAGATTTAGTTTGCGTGAATTTATATCCTTTCAAAAAAACGACTATTATGAGTGATGATTTTGATGAGATTATTGAAAATATCGACATAGGCGGACCTGCGATGATAAGGAGTGCGGCGAAAAATTATAAAGATGTTTTAGTCGTTTGTGATGTTATGGATTATCAAAGTGTGATTGAGGCTTTAAAAAATGAAAGAAATGATGAGAATTTTCGCTTAAATTTGATGATAAAAGCTTATGAACATACAGCAAATTACGATTCTTACATAGCAAATTATATGAATGAGCGTTTTAATGGGGGCTTTGGAAAGCATAAGTTCATCGTAGGGCAAAAGGTTTTTGATACAAAATATGGGGAAAATCCACATCAAAAAGGTGCCTTATATGAATTTGATGCCTTTTTTAGCACACATTTTAAGGCTTTAAAGGGCGAGGCTAGTTTTAATAATCTTACAGATATTAACGCTGCTGTTAGTCTCGCTGCAAGTTTTGATAAGGCTCCTGCTGTGGCGATTATTAAGCACGGGAATCCTTGTGGTTTTGCTGTGAAAAATACCCTATTTGAAAGTTATGTCGAGGCTTTAAAATGTGATAGTGTGAGTGCTTATGGGGGTGTTGTGGCGATAAATGGGAAGCTTGATAAGACTTTAGCGGAAAAAATTAATGAAATTTATGTTGAGCTTATCGTCGCAGCTAATGTCGATGAAGACGCTTTGGCTGTGTTTGAGACGAAGAAGAGGATTAAGATTTTCACGCAGGAAAGCCCTTATTTGCTAAGAAGTTACGATAAATTTGACTTTAAGCATATTGATGGGGGCTTTGTGTATCAAAATAGTGATGAAGTGCGTGAAGATGAGCTTTTAAAAGCTAAGTGTGTGGGTGAAAAATGTGCGAGCAAGGAGGAGTTAAAAGATTTAGAAATCGCTCTTAAAATCGCCGCTTTAACCAAGTCTAATAATGTCGCTTATGTGAAAAACGGCGCACTTGTCGCCATAGGTATGGGTATGACAAGCCGTATTGATGCGGCTAAGGCGGCGATTCATAAAGCGTGTGAGATGAAGCTTGATTTAAAGGGTTGTGTTTTAGCGAGTGAGGCATTTTTTCCATTTAGAGATAGCATTGATGAAGCGGCAAAAGTGGGTGTGAAAGCCATAGTTCAGCCCGGAGGTAGCATAAGAGATGATGAGGTTATTAAGGCGGCAAATGAGTATGATATAGCCTTATATTTTACGGGTGTGAGACATTTTTTACATTGA
- a CDS encoding methyl-accepting chemotaxis protein has protein sequence MFKSIGFKVSATIFSILFISFVVVWFILNLDFKNTADKMGRENLDTISTSVFQTMRMAMNLGDPEKIKEAIEDARSIKGISDIYIYPSKDTIELFEMKNPQIAKDSIILEQFDKPEIKTLEQMYNGTPSLRLIRPLIADDSCVACHANAKNGSVLGVMDVYHSLQSVQDDIARTSRSYILIFSFALLFTLIVVLLVLKKVVGNPVLELLKHAKELAQGTGDLRARIRIKGRDEISQACSYINQFIEKTQNAVISTGASVKKVEDQTGVLNSNATSLNEITMKSHHKTNESFDLSNNIGSELTELASLSSEANVANDKSYTLLEEMLSSLFNVAQKVNSVATNEDELAKKVENMVKQAHNIQKATTMMDEIADKTNLLSLNAGIEAARAGTFGRGFSVIAEDIRNLAQSSEEFLGSVAQITKELLESIQNVSNELKENAHSVQSLNENTNLLVDSANEVKICNQEAKNLVLQCTQKIKISQENIQKLLFSMQETVEVSEKNEEIAKILLQISNELKIVCNNLEVQINQFQV, from the coding sequence ATGTTTAAAAGCATAGGTTTTAAGGTTTCTGCGACGATTTTTTCTATTTTGTTTATCAGTTTTGTGGTTGTATGGTTTATTTTAAATTTAGACTTTAAAAATACTGCAGATAAAATGGGACGAGAAAATTTAGACACTATAAGCACTTCAGTTTTTCAAACTATGCGTATGGCTATGAATTTGGGCGATCCCGAAAAAATTAAAGAAGCTATTGAGGATGCGAGGAGTATCAAGGGTATTAGTGATATTTACATTTATCCTTCGAAAGATACCATTGAGCTTTTTGAAATGAAAAATCCACAAATTGCAAAAGATAGTATCATTTTAGAGCAGTTTGATAAACCTGAAATTAAAACCCTAGAGCAAATGTATAATGGAACTCCATCTTTGAGGCTTATACGCCCTTTGATTGCCGATGATTCTTGTGTGGCTTGTCATGCAAATGCTAAAAATGGTAGTGTTTTGGGAGTTATGGATGTATATCATTCCTTACAAAGTGTGCAAGATGATATAGCAAGGACAAGTAGGTCGTATATTTTAATTTTTAGCTTTGCTTTGCTTTTTACACTCATTGTTGTCCTTTTGGTGTTAAAAAAAGTTGTGGGAAATCCTGTTTTGGAGCTTTTAAAGCACGCTAAAGAGTTAGCTCAAGGCACGGGCGATTTGCGTGCAAGAATTAGAATTAAGGGACGAGATGAAATTTCGCAAGCTTGTAGCTATATCAATCAATTTATAGAAAAAACGCAAAATGCCGTAATCTCTACGGGAGCAAGCGTTAAAAAAGTCGAAGATCAAACAGGTGTTTTAAATTCAAACGCGACTAGTTTAAATGAAATCACTATGAAAAGTCATCATAAAACTAATGAAAGTTTTGATTTGAGCAATAATATAGGATCAGAATTGACTGAACTTGCATCACTTTCTAGTGAGGCAAATGTGGCAAATGATAAATCTTATACCTTGCTTGAGGAAATGCTAAGTTCTCTCTTTAATGTGGCACAAAAGGTTAATAGTGTAGCGACAAATGAAGATGAACTTGCTAAAAAAGTTGAAAATATGGTTAAACAAGCACACAATATACAAAAAGCAACAACTATGATGGATGAAATCGCTGATAAGACAAATTTGCTTTCTTTAAATGCTGGGATTGAAGCGGCTAGAGCTGGGACATTTGGGCGTGGATTTTCCGTCATCGCGGAGGATATTAGAAATTTGGCACAAAGTAGTGAAGAATTTTTGGGAAGTGTTGCACAAATTACTAAGGAGCTTTTAGAAAGCATACAAAATGTAAGTAATGAGCTTAAAGAAAATGCCCATAGCGTTCAATCTTTAAATGAAAACACAAATTTACTTGTAGATTCTGCAAATGAAGTTAAAATTTGTAATCAGGAGGCTAAAAATTTAGTTCTTCAATGCACACAAAAAATTAAAATTTCTCAAGAAAATATTCAAAAACTTCTTTTTTCTATGCAAGAAACTGTGGAGGTAAGTGAAAAAAATGAAGAGATTGCCAAAATTCTTTTGCAAATTTCTAATGAGTTAAAAATAGTGTGTAATAATTTAGAAGTTCAAATCAATCAATTTCAAGTTTAA
- a CDS encoding beta-ketoacyl-ACP synthase II — translation MKRVVVTGIGMINALGLDKESSFRAICEGKSGVDKITLFDASEFPVQIAAEVKNFDPLEVVDAKEVKKIDRFIQLGLKAAREAMRDANFDEDLDKEEFGVVSAAGIGGLPNIEKNSVICEERGPRKISPFFIPSALVNMLGGLVSIEHALKGPNISCVTACAAGTHAIGEAYKSIVLGTADKMLVVGAEAAICPVGIGGFASMRALSTRNDDPKRASRPFDKERDGFVMGEGAGALVFEEYEAAKKRGAKIYAELVGFGESADAHHITAPTLDGPLRAMQKALKMASCVKVDYINAHGTSTPVNDKNETAAIKAVFGENLPFVSSTKGQIGHCLGAAGAIEAVISLMAMEKGLVPPTINQIEKDEDCNLDYVPNVAKEAKLDVVMSNSFGFGGTNGCVIFKRVD, via the coding sequence TTGAAAAGGGTTGTGGTTACTGGCATTGGTATGATAAACGCTTTAGGCTTAGATAAGGAGAGTTCTTTTAGGGCGATTTGTGAGGGTAAAAGTGGAGTGGATAAAATCACACTTTTTGACGCAAGCGAATTTCCCGTCCAAATTGCTGCGGAGGTTAAGAATTTTGACCCTTTAGAAGTGGTAGATGCTAAGGAAGTTAAGAAAATCGACCGCTTTATACAGCTTGGACTTAAAGCCGCGAGAGAGGCGATGAGAGATGCGAATTTTGATGAAGATTTGGATAAAGAGGAATTTGGTGTTGTCTCTGCTGCTGGCATAGGCGGTTTGCCAAATATAGAGAAAAATTCTGTTATTTGCGAAGAAAGAGGACCGCGTAAAATTTCCCCATTTTTTATCCCTTCAGCTCTTGTTAATATGCTAGGAGGTTTAGTGTCCATAGAACACGCCCTTAAAGGTCCTAATATTTCTTGTGTAACAGCCTGTGCGGCTGGAACGCATGCTATAGGTGAAGCTTATAAAAGTATAGTTTTAGGCACAGCAGATAAAATGCTAGTTGTGGGAGCTGAAGCAGCTATTTGTCCAGTAGGCATAGGAGGTTTTGCTTCTATGAGGGCTTTATCGACTAGAAATGATGATCCTAAAAGAGCTTCACGCCCATTTGACAAAGAAAGAGATGGTTTTGTAATGGGTGAGGGTGCTGGCGCTTTAGTTTTTGAAGAATACGAGGCGGCAAAAAAACGCGGAGCAAAAATTTATGCTGAACTTGTAGGGTTTGGAGAGAGTGCAGATGCACACCATATCACTGCTCCAACTTTAGATGGTCCCTTAAGAGCTATGCAAAAAGCTTTAAAAATGGCATCTTGTGTTAAGGTTGATTATATTAATGCTCACGGCACTTCAACTCCTGTTAATGATAAAAATGAAACTGCTGCTATAAAAGCAGTTTTTGGTGAGAATTTGCCTTTTGTCAGTTCTACAAAGGGACAAATTGGACATTGTTTGGGTGCGGCAGGAGCTATTGAAGCGGTGATTTCTTTAATGGCTATGGAAAAAGGGCTAGTCCCTCCTACAATTAATCAAATTGAAAAAGATGAAGATTGCAATCTTGATTATGTGCCAAATGTCGCTAAGGAAGCAAAGCTTGACGTTGTGATGAGTAATTCTTTTGGCTTTGGTGGAACAAATGGCTGTGTGATTTTTAAAAGAGTGGATTAA
- the hypF gene encoding carbamoyltransferase HypF, which yields MCHFTYKIRLKGLVQGVGMRPFIYTLALKLGLKGEVFNDGFGVQIKLNASENTLKSFLELLRQDLPPLARIDELKITQENFENFLKFRIVNSQQSPKKSPLLSDFNLCLECKKEFYDVKNPRYLYPFITCTHCGPRFSIINNLPYDRKNTSMRHFVMCEFCQNEYENPLNRRFHAQPISCPNCAIPVFLKDKNGAVLACQNEAFKLCAKFLKEGKIVAIKGLGGFHLMCDAFNENALKALRERKNRPLKPFALMCKDIKEARALAHINQDEANLLTSKVAPIVLLKAKKVPDLIAPNVDKIGIFLAYTPLHLLLFEYFKSVLVATSANLSGESIIYEENSLRQKLGEVFDYYLDYEREIINSSDDSIAQIINGKTMYLRTSRALNPRYLSLDFSKRKKPLLALGAELKNEFVIFYENKLLISPYLGDLKSLDVRERFEKLLGFFKELYDLEFEELLCDKHPHFDYVKDFKKCVLYPISHHYAHFCAAYFEAGFKGEILGFIFDGTGYGDDGRIWGGEILKGDLEKYERIGHFESFKLINGDVKNIRNLALSVIFHYDLKEEATEFLSKIPSIKFRNLEKIYENSTLYTSSLGRIIDAFGSIVFDLTHSSYEAQIGLMCEKFYDKKLNLTYNFSFENGIIDFKEAFLGALKDDKTRAVTGFFNGLANCMLELSEGKKVLVSGGVFQNKTLLELLRKKGLDYFVPLEFPCNDSSIALGQMVHFLKCAKD from the coding sequence ATGTGCCACTTTACATATAAAATAAGGCTTAAAGGCTTAGTTCAGGGTGTTGGAATGCGTCCTTTTATCTATACTCTTGCCCTAAAGCTTGGGCTTAAGGGTGAGGTTTTTAATGACGGCTTTGGTGTGCAAATTAAACTCAATGCTAGTGAAAATACCCTTAAGAGCTTTTTAGAGCTTTTAAGGCAGGACTTGCCCCCCCTTGCTAGGATAGATGAGCTTAAAATTACGCAAGAAAATTTCGAAAATTTTTTAAAATTTCGCATTGTAAATTCGCAGCAAAGCCCTAAAAAATCCCCACTTTTAAGCGATTTTAATTTGTGCTTAGAGTGCAAAAAAGAATTTTACGATGTTAAAAATCCGCGTTATCTTTATCCTTTTATTACTTGCACACATTGTGGTCCTAGGTTTTCAATTATTAACAATTTGCCTTACGACAGAAAAAACACTTCAATGCGTCATTTTGTAATGTGTGAGTTTTGTCAAAATGAGTATGAAAATCCTCTAAACAGACGCTTTCACGCTCAGCCTATAAGCTGTCCTAATTGTGCGATACCTGTTTTTTTAAAGGATAAAAATGGGGCGGTTTTAGCTTGTCAAAATGAGGCTTTTAAGCTTTGCGCTAAGTTTTTAAAAGAGGGTAAGATTGTGGCAATTAAGGGTTTGGGAGGCTTTCATTTGATGTGTGATGCTTTTAATGAAAATGCCTTAAAAGCCTTAAGAGAGCGTAAAAATCGTCCCTTAAAACCCTTTGCTTTGATGTGCAAAGATATAAAAGAAGCGAGAGCTTTAGCCCATATCAATCAAGATGAGGCAAATTTACTTACAAGCAAGGTTGCCCCTATCGTGCTTTTAAAAGCTAAAAAAGTTCCAGACTTAATTGCTCCAAATGTCGATAAGATAGGAATTTTTTTAGCTTATACTCCTTTACATCTCTTATTGTTTGAATATTTTAAGAGCGTTTTGGTGGCTACAAGTGCGAATTTAAGTGGGGAGAGCATTATTTATGAGGAGAATAGTTTGCGTCAAAAGCTGGGGGAAGTTTTTGATTATTATTTAGATTACGAAAGAGAGATTATAAATTCTAGTGATGATAGCATAGCACAAATTATCAATGGTAAAACGATGTATCTTCGCACTTCAAGAGCTTTAAATCCGCGTTATTTAAGCCTAGATTTTAGCAAGAGAAAAAAGCCCTTACTTGCACTTGGGGCGGAACTTAAAAATGAATTTGTGATTTTTTACGAAAATAAGCTTTTAATCAGTCCTTACTTAGGTGATTTAAAAAGTCTTGATGTAAGAGAGCGTTTTGAGAAGCTTTTGGGCTTTTTTAAGGAGCTTTATGACTTGGAATTTGAGGAGCTTTTGTGTGATAAGCATCCGCATTTTGATTATGTTAAAGATTTTAAAAAATGCGTTTTATACCCTATATCACATCATTATGCACATTTTTGTGCGGCGTATTTTGAGGCAGGTTTTAAGGGTGAGATTTTGGGTTTTATTTTTGATGGCACGGGTTATGGTGATGATGGGCGAATTTGGGGCGGCGAAATTTTAAAAGGTGATTTGGAGAAATATGAAAGAATAGGGCATTTTGAAAGCTTTAAGCTGATTAATGGCGATGTGAAAAATATCCGTAATTTAGCCTTAAGTGTGATTTTTCATTATGATCTAAAAGAGGAAGCGACAGAATTTTTAAGTAAGATACCAAGCATTAAGTTTAGAAATTTAGAAAAAATTTATGAAAATTCCACACTTTATACGAGTTCTTTGGGGCGTATTATTGATGCGTTTGGAAGCATTGTTTTTGACCTTACACATTCTTCTTACGAAGCACAAATTGGGCTAATGTGTGAGAAATTTTACGATAAAAAGCTAAATTTGACTTATAATTTTAGCTTTGAAAATGGCATAATCGATTTTAAAGAAGCGTTTTTGGGTGCTTTAAAAGATGATAAAACTAGGGCGGTAACGGGTTTTTTTAACGGCTTGGCAAATTGTATGCTTGAGCTTAGTGAGGGTAAAAAAGTGCTTGTGAGTGGGGGCGTTTTTCAAAATAAAACCTTACTTGAGCTTTTGCGAAAAAAGGGGCTTGATTATTTTGTCCCCTTAGAATTTCCTTGCAATGACAGCTCCATAGCACTTGGGCAAATGGTGCATTTTTTAAAATGTGCTAAGGATTAA